In Leisingera sp. NJS204, the following are encoded in one genomic region:
- a CDS encoding pyridoxal phosphate-dependent aminotransferase produces the protein MRNSSRSSVDPFIVMDVMEAARKAEEAGRHIIHMEVGQPSTGAPSGALKALGNALENNALGYTVALGLPELRQRIARLYGDWYNVDLNPDRVIVTPGSSGAFLLSFTALFDSGDRVGIGAPGYPSYRQILKALGLTPVDIQTAPENRLQPVAEDLKGQDLAGLMVASPANPSGTMLDRTAMGDLIDAARGEGASFISDEIYHGLEYEAKAVTALELTDECYVINSFSKFFSMTGWRVGWMVVPEDHVRVVERIAQNMFICAPHASQVAALAALDCEDEMRENLAVYAKNRQLMLDGLPKAGFTKIAPPDGAFYVYADVSDLTADSRSFAAEILDSAGVAVTPGLDFDLVRGATTLRFSYARSTADIEEGLARLEKFMAARG, from the coding sequence ATGCGAAACTCAAGCCGATCCAGCGTTGATCCGTTTATTGTGATGGACGTGATGGAGGCCGCCCGCAAGGCCGAGGAAGCCGGCCGCCATATCATCCATATGGAGGTGGGCCAGCCATCGACGGGGGCGCCCTCCGGTGCGCTGAAGGCGCTGGGGAATGCGCTGGAAAACAATGCTTTGGGCTATACTGTTGCACTGGGTCTGCCGGAGCTGCGCCAGCGCATCGCGCGGCTGTACGGCGATTGGTATAATGTTGATCTCAATCCGGATCGGGTGATCGTGACGCCGGGCTCCTCCGGCGCCTTTCTGCTGAGTTTCACCGCGCTGTTCGACAGCGGCGACCGGGTGGGGATTGGCGCGCCGGGCTACCCGTCCTACCGGCAGATTCTGAAGGCGCTGGGGCTGACGCCGGTGGACATTCAGACCGCACCGGAAAACCGGCTGCAGCCAGTGGCCGAGGATTTGAAGGGGCAGGATCTGGCGGGCCTCATGGTGGCCTCGCCCGCCAATCCATCCGGCACCATGCTGGACCGTACCGCGATGGGCGATCTGATCGACGCGGCGCGGGGTGAGGGCGCCAGTTTCATCTCCGACGAGATCTATCACGGGCTGGAGTATGAGGCGAAGGCGGTCACCGCGCTGGAGCTGACGGATGAATGCTATGTGATCAACTCTTTCTCCAAGTTCTTCTCGATGACCGGCTGGCGGGTGGGCTGGATGGTGGTGCCCGAGGATCACGTGCGGGTGGTGGAACGCATAGCCCAGAACATGTTTATCTGCGCCCCGCACGCCAGTCAGGTGGCGGCACTGGCGGCGCTTGATTGCGAGGATGAGATGCGCGAAAACCTGGCCGTCTACGCAAAGAACCGCCAGCTGATGCTGGACGGGCTGCCTAAGGCCGGTTTCACCAAAATCGCGCCGCCGGACGGGGCGTTTTATGTCTATGCCGATGTGTCGGACCTGACCGCGGACAGCCGCAGCTTTGCCGCGGAAATCCTTGATAGTGCGGGTGTTGCAGTGACGCCGGGGCTGGATTTTGACCTTGTTCGTGGCGCCACCACACTGCGGTTCTCCTATGCGCGATCGACGGCGGATATTGAAGAAGGGCTGGCGCGGCTGGAAAAATTCATGGCCGCGCGCGGCTGA
- a CDS encoding IS110 family transposase, with product MSEIFTAGLDLGKNVFQAHGADAAGQPVLRKKLRRGQVPAFFSGLQPCVVAMEACGGAHFWGREISKLGCDVRLIPPAYVIPFVKRQKNDAADAEATCEAALCPAMRFVPIKSEETQRAAMVFRVRELLIRQRTQAINALRGLLSGFGQVAPQGAANASKLIAIVDDPESGLPADAASTLKVLITALTKLEAEIVKLDAGIARRAKENDVARRLMTVPGIGPLIATAIATLAPPPETFRKARDFAAWLDLTPRQHSTGGKQRLGAATTLPGHCVSQCPAGQRMGERSLRRLLIIGANSVIIKRHVHAEAKPGTWLGGMLSRKPPMLVRVALANKMARIVWALIARGGVYQSPATVA from the coding sequence ATGTCAGAGATTTTCACGGCCGGGCTCGATCTGGGGAAGAATGTGTTTCAGGCTCACGGGGCAGATGCAGCGGGGCAGCCTGTTCTGCGCAAGAAGCTGCGGAGGGGTCAGGTGCCGGCCTTCTTCAGCGGGTTGCAGCCCTGTGTTGTCGCGATGGAAGCCTGTGGCGGCGCTCATTTCTGGGGCCGTGAGATCAGCAAACTGGGCTGTGATGTACGGCTCATCCCTCCCGCCTATGTGATTCCCTTTGTCAAACGCCAGAAGAATGATGCAGCCGATGCCGAAGCGACCTGCGAGGCCGCGCTGTGTCCGGCAATGCGCTTTGTACCAATAAAGAGCGAAGAGACACAGCGCGCGGCTATGGTGTTTCGCGTGCGCGAGCTTCTGATCCGGCAGCGGACCCAGGCCATCAATGCACTGCGAGGGCTTTTGAGCGGGTTCGGACAGGTCGCACCGCAAGGGGCGGCCAACGCGTCGAAGCTGATTGCAATCGTCGATGACCCGGAAAGCGGCTTGCCAGCCGATGCCGCCTCCACACTCAAGGTGCTGATCACGGCCCTGACCAAGTTGGAGGCAGAGATTGTCAAACTCGATGCCGGGATCGCCCGCCGGGCCAAGGAAAACGACGTGGCGCGCCGCCTGATGACGGTGCCGGGCATCGGCCCGCTGATCGCTACGGCCATCGCGACCCTTGCTCCGCCACCCGAGACGTTCCGCAAGGCCCGGGACTTTGCGGCATGGCTCGACCTCACGCCCCGCCAGCATTCGACAGGCGGCAAACAGCGGCTCGGGGCCGCAACGACCCTCCCGGGACATTGCGTGTCGCAATGCCCTGCCGGGCAGCGGATGGGCGAGCGGTCCCTGAGGCGCCTGCTGATCATTGGCGCCAACAGCGTCATCATCAAGCGTCACGTCCATGCCGAGGCCAAGCCAGGCACGTGGCTGGGCGGGATGTTGTCACGCAAGCCACCAATGCTGGTGCGCGTTGCGCTGGCGAATAAAATGGCGCGGATCGTCTGGGCCTTGATAGCCCGGGGTGGCGTCTACCAGTCTCCGGCCACGGTGGCATGA
- a CDS encoding transposase produces MVSKRGQLLETRKRLLAQIKAHRKLGTAEIFADTDAELKALLDRLLTALEFQIESAIATNEDLHEAAEILRSVPGIGPVASSMLIAEMPELGQLPGGQAAALAGLAPIAHDSGAMQGKRTIAGGRRLLRHVMFQAALVASHHNPVLKTFAERLRSAGKPHKVIITAVARKLVAIANALVKARQKWSPQFT; encoded by the coding sequence TTGGTTTCGAAACGCGGGCAACTCCTCGAAACGCGCAAACGTCTTTTAGCGCAGATAAAGGCGCATCGGAAACTGGGAACGGCGGAAATATTCGCAGACACGGACGCCGAACTAAAGGCTCTGCTGGATCGTCTGCTCACGGCGTTGGAGTTTCAGATCGAATCCGCCATCGCCACCAATGAGGATCTGCATGAGGCGGCTGAAATACTGCGATCCGTTCCGGGGATCGGGCCTGTCGCCAGTTCCATGCTAATCGCTGAAATGCCCGAACTGGGCCAACTGCCGGGAGGACAGGCAGCAGCTCTGGCCGGTCTGGCCCCTATTGCACATGACAGCGGCGCGATGCAAGGAAAACGCACAATTGCAGGTGGACGACGGTTGCTGCGGCACGTCATGTTCCAGGCTGCTCTCGTCGCCAGCCATCACAATCCGGTTCTCAAAACCTTTGCAGAACGCCTTCGATCCGCTGGAAAACCGCACAAAGTCATCATCACTGCGGTCGCCCGAAAGCTGGTTGCAATCGCAAACGCACTCGTCAAAGCGCGTCAGAAATGGTCCCCTCAGTTCACCTGA
- a CDS encoding M48 family metalloprotease, with amino-acid sequence MSFDRFFRLASIPALVLCALFQFAAAAQAASISLLRDPDVEHGLNKLAAPVLRAAGLNANRVRILLVNDSAFNAFVLDSRTIFVNYGLILKVTSPEMLQAVIAHEAAHITNGHLARRMQNLRSASSAAGLGVALAVLAAAAGAGDAAGGIAIGTQNSALRRFLSHTRAEESSADRSAADYLNRAGISPQGLVDLHRAFAGQEVLSAGSQDPYTRSHPLSRDRIRAAQAYLAAHGDKGQTSAEAQYWFARVRGKLSGFTRAPKWTLRRVREEQYKDVRLMREAAAYHRQRNLKKALKAVNGALAIRPSDPFYHELKGQILIENRQWGAALAAYGKAVKLAPKDPLILSGYGRAQLAAGQPKAALQSMERARAIDFRNQVLLRDMSLAYAKTGQRGLAALVTAERYALQGRLDDAGIHAKRAVAQLPAGSAAARRAQDVLAAYEQAQKRKRRK; translated from the coding sequence ATGAGTTTTGACCGTTTCTTCCGGCTGGCGTCAATCCCGGCTCTTGTGCTTTGCGCGCTGTTTCAATTTGCAGCGGCGGCGCAGGCGGCGTCGATCTCGCTGTTGCGTGACCCGGACGTGGAACACGGTCTGAACAAGCTGGCGGCACCAGTGCTGCGGGCCGCGGGGTTGAATGCGAACCGGGTCCGGATTCTGCTGGTCAACGATTCCGCCTTCAATGCCTTTGTCTTGGATTCGCGAACGATATTCGTGAATTACGGGCTGATCCTCAAGGTGACCTCCCCCGAGATGCTGCAGGCGGTGATCGCCCATGAGGCCGCCCATATCACCAATGGCCACCTGGCGCGGCGGATGCAGAACCTGCGCTCGGCCAGCAGCGCTGCCGGTTTAGGCGTGGCGCTTGCGGTTCTGGCCGCGGCTGCGGGTGCGGGCGACGCCGCGGGCGGCATTGCCATCGGCACGCAGAATTCCGCGCTGCGCAGGTTTCTGTCCCATACCCGCGCCGAAGAAAGCTCGGCCGACCGTTCTGCCGCGGATTACCTCAACCGTGCCGGCATCAGCCCGCAGGGGCTGGTTGATCTGCACCGCGCCTTTGCCGGTCAGGAAGTGTTGAGTGCCGGCAGCCAGGACCCCTATACCCGCTCGCATCCCTTAAGCCGCGACCGTATCCGCGCCGCCCAGGCCTATCTCGCGGCGCATGGCGACAAGGGGCAGACCAGTGCCGAGGCGCAATACTGGTTCGCCCGGGTGCGCGGCAAGCTGTCGGGGTTTACCCGTGCCCCGAAATGGACCCTGCGCCGGGTGCGCGAGGAACAGTACAAAGACGTGCGCCTGATGCGCGAGGCCGCCGCCTATCACCGGCAGAGGAATTTAAAGAAGGCCCTGAAGGCGGTGAATGGCGCGCTGGCGATCCGGCCCTCCGATCCCTTCTATCATGAGCTGAAGGGACAGATCCTGATAGAGAACCGGCAATGGGGCGCCGCATTGGCGGCCTATGGCAAGGCGGTGAAACTGGCCCCCAAGGACCCGCTGATCCTTTCCGGTTACGGGCGTGCGCAGCTGGCCGCGGGCCAGCCGAAAGCGGCGCTGCAATCCATGGAACGCGCCCGCGCCATCGATTTCCGCAACCAGGTGCTGCTGCGCGACATGTCGCTGGCCTATGCCAAGACCGGCCAGCGCGGCCTGGCGGCGCTGGTCACCGCCGAACGCTATGCCTTGCAAGGGCGTCTGGATGACGCCGGAATTCATGCCAAACGGGCCGTCGCCCAGCTGCCTGCAGGATCCGCCGCCGCGCGGCGGGCACAGGATGTGCTGGCGGCCTATGAACAAGCTCAGAAAAGGAAAAGACGAAAATGA
- a CDS encoding N-acetylmuramoyl-L-alanine amidase — protein sequence MGRLLSFITLIWLLAAGTETGAWAQGFSGLARVDAEASHTRDAGRGAEITLGLSQGVPYRLFTLAEPPRLVLDFQEVDWTGLTAETLLQSEQITAAQFGTYVPGWSRLVLQLAEPMKVSTAAMTVDQVTAAARLAVSLAPATAEEFAASAGAPQDPRWDLPAPQSMPGKGARDENAPLLVMLDPGHGGIDPGAETEVVIEKHLMLQFARELGEALLRSGQFTVLLTRDDDYFVSLERRIAMAHQAGADVFISLHADTISEGRAHGSTVYTLSKEASDVASAKLAERHLRGDLLSGTDLSEADDKVTAVMLDLARQETQPRSDALAVALIDGLRGQGRPINNRPLRSAGFSVLKSADIPSVLVEIGFLSSKRDLENLVDPDWRAQAARGILNGLITWRAQDDARRTLVRQ from the coding sequence ATGGGCAGACTGCTTTCCTTCATAACGCTGATCTGGCTGCTGGCAGCGGGGACTGAGACCGGGGCCTGGGCGCAAGGCTTCAGCGGGCTGGCGCGCGTTGATGCGGAGGCCAGCCACACCCGCGATGCCGGACGGGGCGCCGAGATCACGCTGGGCCTTAGCCAGGGGGTTCCGTACCGGCTGTTCACCCTGGCTGAGCCGCCACGGCTGGTGCTGGATTTCCAGGAGGTCGATTGGACCGGGCTGACGGCGGAGACATTGCTGCAGAGCGAGCAGATCACCGCGGCGCAATTCGGCACCTATGTGCCAGGCTGGTCGCGTTTGGTTTTGCAGCTGGCAGAGCCGATGAAGGTTTCCACGGCAGCTATGACTGTGGACCAGGTGACCGCCGCCGCCCGGCTGGCAGTATCGCTTGCGCCTGCCACGGCGGAAGAGTTTGCCGCCAGCGCCGGCGCCCCGCAGGATCCGCGCTGGGATCTGCCTGCGCCGCAATCCATGCCGGGCAAGGGCGCGCGCGATGAAAATGCACCGCTCCTGGTGATGCTTGATCCCGGACATGGCGGCATTGACCCAGGGGCGGAGACCGAGGTGGTCATTGAGAAACATCTGATGCTGCAATTCGCGCGGGAGCTGGGCGAAGCGCTGCTTCGGTCCGGCCAGTTCACTGTGCTGTTGACCCGGGATGACGATTACTTTGTCTCGCTGGAACGCCGCATTGCCATGGCGCATCAGGCTGGGGCGGATGTGTTCATCTCGCTGCATGCCGATACGATTTCCGAGGGCCGGGCGCATGGTTCTACCGTTTATACCCTTTCCAAGGAAGCCTCCGACGTGGCCTCGGCCAAGCTGGCAGAGCGGCACCTGCGCGGCGACCTGCTGTCCGGCACCGACCTGAGCGAAGCGGACGACAAGGTGACGGCGGTGATGCTGGATCTGGCCCGGCAAGAGACCCAGCCGCGTAGCGATGCCTTGGCGGTGGCGCTGATTGACGGGCTGCGGGGGCAGGGGCGGCCGATCAACAACCGGCCGCTGCGCTCGGCCGGGTTTTCGGTGCTGAAGTCGGCTGATATCCCTTCGGTACTGGTTGAGATCGGCTTTCTGTCCAGCAAGCGGGACCTTGAGAACCTGGTGGATCCGGATTGGCGGGCCCAGGCCGCGCGCGGCATTCTGAACGGGCTGATTACCTGGCGCGCGCAGGACGACGCCCGCCGCACGCTGGTGCGGCAATAG
- a CDS encoding DsbA family protein, whose product MKPFTRAATAAATALALLSTPAQALDLSNMSEAEREAFGEQIRAYLLENPELILEAVDLLEQRQQQAEAVRDDTLVTDNLAELQNDGYSWVGGNPDGDITLVEFMDYRCGYCRRAAPEVEKLVKGDGNIRLVIKEFPILGEASVLSSRFAVATKLVAGNDAYKQVHDALIEFGSEPNEVALRRIADGLSLDGDAIFAKMDSEEVTAELRQTRALAQKMAISGTPTFVLGNELLRGYLPADQMEIIVAEIRDQQS is encoded by the coding sequence ATGAAACCCTTTACCCGCGCTGCCACGGCGGCAGCCACTGCCCTCGCCCTGCTGAGCACCCCGGCGCAGGCGCTGGACCTCAGCAATATGTCAGAAGCCGAACGTGAGGCTTTTGGCGAACAGATCCGTGCCTATCTGCTGGAGAACCCCGAGCTGATCCTGGAAGCGGTTGATCTGCTGGAACAGCGCCAGCAGCAGGCCGAGGCTGTCCGCGATGACACGCTGGTCACAGACAATCTGGCAGAGCTGCAGAACGATGGTTATTCCTGGGTCGGCGGCAACCCGGATGGCGACATCACCCTGGTTGAGTTCATGGACTACCGCTGCGGCTACTGCCGCCGGGCAGCCCCCGAGGTGGAAAAGCTGGTGAAAGGCGACGGTAATATCCGCCTGGTGATCAAGGAGTTCCCGATCCTGGGCGAAGCCTCGGTGCTGTCGTCGCGCTTTGCCGTGGCAACCAAACTGGTTGCGGGGAATGACGCCTATAAGCAAGTGCATGATGCGCTGATTGAATTCGGCAGCGAGCCGAACGAGGTGGCTTTGCGCCGGATCGCGGACGGGCTGTCATTGGATGGCGATGCGATCTTTGCCAAGATGGACAGCGAAGAGGTGACGGCCGAGCTGCGCCAGACCCGCGCGCTGGCACAGAAGATGGCAATCTCCGGCACCCCGACCTTTGTGCTTGGCAATGAACTGCTGCGCGGCTACCTGCCCGCCGACCAGATGGAAATCATAGTGGCTGAAATCCGCGACCAGCAAAGCTGA